In Drosophila santomea strain STO CAGO 1482 chromosome 3L, Prin_Dsan_1.1, whole genome shotgun sequence, a single window of DNA contains:
- the LOC120447790 gene encoding neurexin-4 isoform X3, translating into MVRKIATMGRMHTDEFVTEYIVQYSDDGEFWRSYVNPTSEPQMFKGNSNGNSIHYNVFEVPIIAQWVRINPTRWHDRISMRVELYGCDYISENLYFNGTGLVRYDLRREPITSTKESIRFRFKTAFANGVMMYSRGTQGDYYALQLKDNKMVLNLDLGSRVMTSLSVGSLLDDNVWHDVVISRNQRDIIFSVDRVIVRGRIQGEFTRLNLNREIYLGGVPNVQEGLIVQQNFSGCLENIYFNSTNFIRVMKDSTELGEGYLFTRVNTIYACPSPPIYPVTFTTRSSFVRLKGYENSQRLNVSFYFRTYEETGVMLHHDFYSGGYVKVFLEFGKVKIDLKAKDKARIILDNYDDQFNDGKWHSFVISIEKNRLILNIDQRPMTTTKSLQIATGAQYYIAGGKDKNGFVGCMRLISVDGNYKLPQDWVKGEEVCCGDDVVVDACQMIDRCNPNPCQHKGLCHQNSREFFCDCGQTGYAGAVCHTSNNPLSCLALKNVQHVQQRVNLNLDVDGSGPLEPFPVTCEFYSDGRVITTLSHSQEHTTTVDGFQEPGSFEQSIMYDANQLQIEALLNRSHSCWQRLSYSCRSSRLFNSPSEAGNFRPFSWWISRHNQPMDYWAGALPGSRKCECGILGKCHDPTKWCNCDSNSLEWMEDGGDIREKEYLPVRAVKFGDTGTPLDEKMGRYTLGPLRCEGDDLFSNVVTFRIADASINLPPFDMGHSGDIYLEFRTTQENSVIFHATGPTDYIKLSLNGGNKLQFQYQAGSGPLGVNVGTSYHLNDNNWHTVSVERNRKEARLVVDGSIKAEVREPPGPVRALHLTSDLVIGATTEYRDGYVGCIRALLLNGKMVDLKDYSKRGLYGISTGCVGRCESSPCLNNGTCIERYDGYSCDCRWSAFKGPICADEIGVNLRSSSIIRYEFEGSFRSTIAENIRVGFTTTIPKGFLLGFSSNLTGEYLTIQISNSGHLRCVFDFGFERQEIIFPKKHFGLGQYHDMHFMRKNGGSTVVLKVDNYEPVEYNFDIKASADAQFNNIQYMYIGKNESMTDGFVGCVSRVQFDDIYPLKLMFQQNPPKNVKSLGTQLTEDFCGVEPVTHPPIEIETRPPPLVDEEKLRKAYNEVDSVLLACLLVILFLLLILMFFLIGRYLHRHKGDYLTHEDQGADGADDPDDAVLHSTTGHQVRKRTEIFI; encoded by the exons ATGGTGCGCAAGATCGCCACCATGGGGCGCATGCATACGGATGAGTTCGTGACGGAGTACATTGTCCAGTATTCGGACGATGGCGAGTTCTGGCGCTCGTACGTGAATCCCACCAGCGAGCCGCAG ATGTTCAAGGGCAACTCCAATGGAAACTCCATCCACTACAACGTCTTCGAGGTGCCCATCATTGCCCAATGGGTGAGGATCAATCCCACCAGGTGGCACGATCGTATTTCCATGCGTGTCGAGCTCTACGGCTGCGATTACA TCTCTGAGAACCTGTACTTTAATGGCACTGGCTTGGTGCGCTATGATCTGAGGCGGGAACCCATCACCTCCACCAAGGAGTCCATCCGATTCCGCTTCAAGACGGCCTTTGCCAACGGCGTGATGATGTATTCGCGTGGCACACAGGGCGATTACTATGCCCTGCAGCTAAAGGACAACAAGATGGTGCTGAATTTGGATTTGGGCTCGCGTGTGATGACCTCCTTATCGGTGGGAAGTCTGCTGGATGACAATGTGTGGCATGATGTTGTGATCTCAAGGAATCAAAGGGACATTATCTTTTCGGTGGATCGGGTCATCGTACGAGGACGCATCCAGGGCGAGTTCACGCGACTGAATCTAAATCGAGAGATTTACCTAGGTGGAGTGCCCAACGTGCAGGAGGGCTTGATTGTCCAACAAAATTTCTCCGGCTGTTTGGAAAACATCTACTTCAATTCCACCAACTTTATTCGAGTAATGAAAGACAGCACTGAGCTGGGAGAAGGATATCTTTTCACCAGGGTAAACACCATCTACGCGTGTCCTTCGCCTCCGATTTACCCTGTGACCTTCACTACCCGATCGTCGTTCGTCCGTTTGAAGGGCTATGAAAACTCTCAGCGCCTCAACGTCTCCTTCTATTTCCGTACTTACGAGGAAACTGGAGTAATGTTGCACCACGACTTCTATTCGGGTGGTTATGTTAAGGTCTTTTTGGAGTTTGGCAAAGTGAAGATCGACCTTAAAGCCAAGGACAAGGCGCGAATCATTCTGGACAACTACGACGATCAGTTCAATGATGGCAAATGGCATTCGTTCGTTATATCCATCGAAAAGAATCGTTTGATTCTGAATATTGACCAGAGACCAATGACCACAACAAAGAGCCTACAGATTGCCACTGGAGCTCAGTACTATATTGCTGGTGGAAAGGACAAAAACGGATTCGTCGGTTGCATGCGGTTAATTTCGGTGGATGGAAATTACAAATTACCCCAGGACTGGGTGAAGGGCGAGGAGGTTTGCTGTGGCGATGATGTCGTAGTCGATGCCTGCCAGATGATTGATCGCTGCAATCCAAATCCTTGCCAACATAAAGGTCTTTGTCACCAAAACTCCAGGGAGTTCTTCTGTGATTGCGGACAAACTGGCTATGCCGGAGCCGTATGCCATACTT cTAACAACCCATTGTCCTGCTTGGCTCTCAAGAATGTGCAGCATGTGCAGCAGCGTGTGAACTTGAACCTCGATGTGGATGGCAGTGGTCCCCTGGAACCTTTCCCAGTGACCTGCGAATTCTACT CGGATGGACGCGTGATTACCACCCTCAGCCACAGTCAAGAGCACACCACAACTGTGGATGGCTTCCAGGAGCCTGGCTCCTTTGAGCAGTCCATCATGTACGATGCCAACCAACTGCAAATCGAAGCTTTGTTGAATCGCTCCCATAGCTGCTGGCAGCGCCTTAGCTACTCCTGCCGCTCCTCTCGACTCTTCAACTCTCCAT CTGAGGCCGGTAACTTCCGCCCCTTCTCTTGGTGGATCTCTCGCCACAATCAGCCGATGGATTATTGGGCTGGAGCTCTTCCTGGATCTCGTAAGTGCGAGTGTGGAATTCTGGGCAAGTGTCACGATCCCACAAAGTGGTGCAACTGCGATTCGAACAGTCTAGAATGGATGGAGGATGGTGGTGATATCCGGGAGAAGGAGTATCTTCCCGTGCGAGCTGTGAAGTTTGGTGATACTGGAACTCCTTTGGACGAGAAAATGGGTCGCTATACTCTGGGACCGCTGCGCTGCGAGGGCGATGATCTCTTCAGTAATGTGGTGACCTTCCGCATTGCCGATGCTTCAATTAACTTACCACCATTTGATATGGGTCACTCCGGAGATATCTATCTGGAATTCCGTACTACACAAGAGAACTCTGTGATCTTCCATGCTACGGGACCTACAGATTACATTAAGCTAAGTCTCAATGGTGGCAACAAACTGCAATTCCAGTATCAGGCGGGTAGCGGACCACTTGGCGTTAATGTGGGCACAAGTTATCACCTGAACGACAATAACTGGCACACGGTAAGTGTCGAGCGCAACAGGAAGGAGGCACGTCTGGTGGTTGATGGGTCTATCAAGGCTGAGGTCCGAGAGCCACCAGGTCCAGTGCGTGCTCTGCACTTAACTTCGGATCTGGTGATTGGCGCCACAACGGAGTACCGCGATGGTTACGTAGGATGCATTCGTGCACTGCTGCTAAACGGAAAGATGGTTGACTTGAAGGATTACTCCAAGCGTGGATTGTACGGCATCAGTACTGGGTGCGTGGGTCGCTGTGAGTCAAGTCCATGCCTAAACAATGGTACTTGTATCGAGCGATACGATGGCTACAGTTGCGATTGCCGCTGGAGCGCATTCAAAGGACCTATTTGCGCAGATG AGATTGGTGTCAACCTACGCTCCAGTTCGATTATTCGCTACGAGTTTGAGGGCTCCTTCCGCTCCACAATTGCCGAGAACATTCGCGTCGGTTTCACCACCACCATTCCGAAGGGATTCCTGCTTGGCTTCTCTTCCAACTTGACCGGGGAATATTTAACCATTCAAATATCGAATTCTG GCCATTTGCGTTGCGTATTTGATTTTGGTTTCGAGAGACAAGAAATCATATTCCCGAAGAAACATTTTGGCCTGGGTCAGTACCACGACATGCACTTTATGCGGAAAAATGGTGGATCCACCGTGGTTTTGAAGGTCGACAACTACGAGCCGGTCGAGTACAACTTTGATATCAAGGCCTCAGCGGATGCTCAATTCAACAATATCCAGTACATGTACATTGGCAAAAATGAATCCATGACAGATGGCTTTGTAGGCTGTGTGTCGCGAGTTCAGTTCGATGATATCTATCCCCTGAAACTGATGTTCCAGCAGAATCCTCCCAAGAATGTTAAGTCTTTGGGCA CTCAATTGACAGAAGACTTCTGCGGAGTCGAGCCAGTTACGCATCCGCCCATTGAAATTGAGACTAGGCCACCACCTTTGGTGGATGAGGAGAAGTTGCGCAAGGCCTACAACGAAGTGGACTCTGTGCTGCTGGCAT GTCTGCTTGTGATTCTCTTCCTGCTGCTAATCCTTATGTTCTTCCTTATTGGTCGCTATTTGCACCGGCACAAAGGCGACTACTTGACGCACGAGGATCAGGGTGCCGATGGAGCTGACGATCCAGACGATGCTGTCCTGCACTCAACTACTGGCCATCAAGTCAGGAAGCGAACAGAGATCTTTATCTAA
- the LOC120447792 gene encoding uncharacterized protein LOC120447792 has product MFDITWLPTACGSLAPALIPPAHIVILWYFWENYARYVDRHFCTCSCWDTVFKGPYESGVAAYKHMYFNATPNSFKMWILTVFAVIALYECIKRLIALILQQRVRYSMLLLFLLSIFSHYYAWWAYINYYNDDYYNQWNHQLFFTVTELFSTVLVMHLANTTNVVTPKKVFCIVGIALLHILASSFDQFFMNVVRGEGYAHQIVRDIGFMVPDLLQLFVPVWLLRQARRECYTTRPFHRDRKLHRDIVLMLCLVSLLFVICTVL; this is encoded by the exons ATGTTCGACATCACCTGGCTGCCCACCGCCTGCGGATCGCTGGCACCGGCCCTCATACCGCCAGCCCACATCGTCATCCTGTGGTACTTCTGGGAGAACTACGCCCGCTACGTGGACAGGCACTTCTGCACCTGCTCCTGCTGGGACACCGTATTCAAGGGACCCTACGAGTCCGGCGTGGCCGCCTACAAGCACATGTACTTCAATGCCACGCCCAACAGCTTCAAGATGTGGATTCTCACCGTGTTCGCCGTGATTGCCCTGTACGAGTGCATCAAGAGGCTAATCGCCCTGATCCTCCAGCAGCGCGTGCGGTACTCGATGTTGCTCCTCTTCCTGCTCTCGATATTCTCGCATTACTACGCCTGGTGGGCGTACATCAACTACTACAACGATGACTACTACAATCAGTGGAACCACCAGCTCTTCTTCACG GTAACCGAGCTGTTCTCCACGGTGCTAGTGATGCACCTGGCCAACACCACCAACGTGGTCACGCCAAAGAAAGTCTTCTGCATCGTGGGCATCGCCCTGCTGCACATCCTGGCCAGCAGCTTTGACCAGTTCTTCATGAATGTGGTGCGCGGCGAGGGTTACGCCCACCAGATAGTGCGGGACATCGGCTTCATGGTGCCCGATCTCCTCCAGCTCTTCGTCCCGGTTTGGCTACTCCGACAGGCGCGTCGCGAGTGTTACACCACGCGACCCTTCCATCGAGATCGGAAACTGCATCGGGATATTGTGCTGATGCTGTGCCTGGTGTCGCTGCTCTTTGTCATCTGCACGGTTTTGTGA